Proteins from a genomic interval of Diprion similis isolate iyDipSimi1 chromosome 10, iyDipSimi1.1, whole genome shotgun sequence:
- the LOC124411282 gene encoding guanine nucleotide exchange factor DBS-like isoform X1, whose protein sequence is MASSPAASIENQIDSFLEQFKRSATRAMEDRSVRSNNNASSIENFDLEILEADDVESMTGEIENGDLAVQDVADLLQPQYAIITGGKTREGCPIITFPDNGNFPNLSDLDYQRLMLYLTSVPTLQEADLGFHLIIDRRNDKWNSVKNVLLKISAFFPGLVHVAYVLRPAGFLQKAISEVSNKLFREEFKFRVIVLANVLELTDFVEKDQLTEQLGGDLPYCHHTWIQNRISLEKFSSITQEVSLALDSFTRRLAEVEFPNNTIATTTLLNQQQTEYNELKEEILSAAKHGETLLDSVRQLTGKSTADRLGNVAAVERLLVQLEETERTFDLFWSHHSSRLRHCLALRQFEQDFRELQANLDQHMKTVGDMTEVGETQSRVNQLLRDTSTFQRICRGDIDRAEEVISAGQQLLSGRHQCPAEVVEPKCAELQRICTILSQRLERRLHTLTKCRELMERIDKANTWCTRGIELLASQTNATTAPEEALQSLQQLIESAAEFQHPRCIFQDSITPETKALVTQVLQRIDDVQLMCDKRIVALKQQLVKPTRPVQTVTPEPARPIQPPPQMVKPSRVLKKANTMPKMEMSPIEGEVVSPDGEPRDFEALRLKRGHVLAELIETERIYVAELGSIIKGYKIEMTNELMEHLVPAALVGKADVLFGNLEDIYLFHGETFLKDLENCISNTELVALCFVQRREIFFRLYSYYCQNIPRSERLREQIQSEPQFLAACQQRLGHKLPLAAYLLKPVQRITKYQLLLKDLLKYTEDQSCSTQLQEALDCMLVVLKCVNDSMHQIAITGFGGDLGVQGELLMQGSFSVWSSSKRERLLRLKPSQRHIFLYEKAFIFCKHSKPQAHNKATYHFKRYLKMSQIGLTESVKGDARRFEIWLQGRAEVHTIQAPSIDVKQTWVRQIKGVLMSQLAELKGKQNTALGKSNHKPLRQTISWEAQSSVSGSLRTLSVDGNSVITHPMDLPQNTDDDVGWSSENSNTDDEDTFSENPGLTPGGRYIALADYCAVGESEVTMHEGDSLELLKVGCAGWWFVKLISTGLEGWAPAAYLEPISRKTSRSCQSVNSQETM, encoded by the exons ACGATGTCGAGAGTATGACCGGCGAGATTGAGAACGGAGACTTAGCCGTGCAAGACGTCGCAGATCTTCTTCAACCGCAGTACGCTATCATTACAG GTGGAAAAACAAGAGAAGGATGTCCGATAATCACATTCCCAGATAAcggaaattttccaaatttgagTGACTTGGATTATCAGCGGCTCATGCTATATCTGACCTCAGTTCCAAC ATTACAAGAGGCCGATCTAGGATTTCATCTGATAATTGATCGCAGGAATGATAAATGGAACTCTGTAAAAAACGTGCTGCTCAAGATATCC GCATTCTTTCCTGGCTTGGTACACGTAGCGTACGTTCTTCGTCCAGCCGGTTTTCTTCAAAAAGCCATATCTGAAGTCTCGAACAAATTGTTTCGCGAAGAGTTCAAATTCAGGGTCATAGTTTTGGCAAATGTTCTCGAGTTGAccgatttcgttgaaaaagatCAGCTCACCGAGCAACTCGGAGGTGATTTACCCTATTGTCATCACACCTGGATACAAAACAGAATT AGTCTGGAGAAATTCTCCTCCATAACGCAGGAGGTATCTCTCGCTCTGGATTCCTTCACTCGACGTTTAGCCGAAGTTGAGTTTCCAAATAACACTATCGCGACCACAACATTGCTGAATCAACAGCAGACAGAATACAACGAACTCAAAGAAGAAATACTTAGCGCAGCCAAACACGGTGAAACGCTATTAGACAGCGTTCGACAATTGACTGGTAAAAGCACTGCTGACCGTTTAGGAAACGTTGCCGCTGTGGAGAG GTTGCTGGTACAGTTAGAGGAAACGGAGAGAACGTTTGATCTGTTTTGGTCCCATCACAGCTCCCGGCTGAGGCATTGCCTGGCCTTGCGTCAATTCGAACAGGATTTCAGGGAGCTGCAAGCGAACTTGGACCAGCACATGAAAACAGTCGGAGACATGACGGAGGTTGGCGAGACCCAGTCGAGAGTAAACCAATTGCTGCGCGATACGTCCACTTTTCAGAGGATATGCAGA GGAGACATAGATCGTGCCGAAGAAGTAATATCGGCCGGTCAACAACTTTTGTCCGGTCGACATCAGTGTCCTGCCGAAGTCGTCGAGCCAAAGTGTGCGGAGCTTCAGAGGATTTGtacgattcttagtcaaagacTGGAAAGGAGGTTGCACACTTTGACAAAATGCAGAGAACTTATGGAAAGGATAGACAAG GCAAATACATGGTGCACTCGTGGCATAGAATTATTGGCGTCTCAAACCAACGCAACAACCGCGCCCGAAGAGGCTCTACAAAGTCTACAACAGCTTATCGAATCGGCAGCAGAATTTCAACATCCTCGATGCATATTTCAGGATTCTATAACCCCGGAAACCAAAGCACTTGTAACACAG GTATTGCAAAGAATAGACGACGTTCAGTTGATGTGCGATAAAAGGATTGTCGCCCTGAAACAGCAACTCGTGAAACCAACCAGACCTGTTCAAACTGTGACGCCAGAGCCAGCTAGACCGATTCAACCTCCGCCTCAAATGGTGAAGCCGAGCAGGGTTCTGAAAAAGGCGAACACCATGccaaaa ATGGAAATGAGCCCGATCGAGGGAGAAGTCGTGTCGCCTGACGGAGAACCCCGTGATTTCGAAGCTCTGCGATTGAAACGAGGCCACGTTTTGGCAGAGCTAATCGAAACTGAACGAATTTACGTAGCGGAACTTGGCTCGATAATTAAAGGATACAAGATAGAAATGACCAATGAGTTAATGGAACATCTGGTGCCCGCTGCTTTGGTTGGGAAAGCTGATGTACTTTTCGGAAATTTGGAAGACATTTACCTTTTCCACGGAGAAACTTTCCTCAAGGATCTCGAGAATTGTATCTCGAACACAGAACTCGTCGcgctttgtttcgtgcagagG CGTGAGATATTCTTCAGACTCTACAGCTACTACTGCCAAAATATTCCCCGATCGGAGAGGCTTCGAGAACAAATTCAAAGCGAGCCACAATTTTTGGCCGCTTGTCAACAGAGACTCGGTCACAAGTTACCCTTGGCTGCGTACCTGCTCAAGCCTGTTCAGCGCATTACGAAGTATCAGCTGCTTTTGAAGGATTTGCTGAAATACACGGAGGATCAATCCTGCTCCACCCAACTTCAAGAAGCTCTGGATTGTATGCTCGTTGTTCTAAAATGCGTCAACGATAGCATGCACCAAATAGCAATCACTGGGTTCGGA GGCGATTTGGGCGTGCAAGGTGAACTTTTGATGCAAGGTTCGTTCAGCGTTTGGAGTAGCAGCAAGAGAGAACGACTCCTCCGGTTAAAACCTTCCCAGAGGCACATTTTTCTGTACGAAAAAGCTTTCATATTTTGCAAACACAGTAAACCTCAGGCCCACAATAAGGCAACGTATCACTTCAAAAGATATCTCAAG ATGTCACAGATCGGTTTGACAGAATCGGTGAAAGGCGATGCGAGAAGGTTTGAAATCTGGCTACAAGGCCGTGCCGAAGTGCACACAATCCAAGCGCCAAGTATCGATGTCAAACAAACTTGGGTGAGACAGATAAAAGGAGTCCTGATGTCACAACTTGCAGAATTGAAGGGGAAGCAGAATACAGCGCTTGGCAAATCCAATCACAA ACCTTTGCGTCAAACCATTTCATGGGAAGCTCAAAGCAGCGTATCCGGATCATTGCGCACATTGTCGGTCGACGGCAACAGCGTGATTACACATCCGATGGATTTGCCCCAAAACACAGATGACGACGTCGGTTGGAGTTCAGAAAACAGTAACACGGATGACGAAGACACTTTTAGTGAAAATCCTGGACTTACTCCG gGAGGTAGATACATAGCTCTAGCCGATTACTGCGCGGTTGGTGAATCAGAGGTAACGATGCACGAAGGGGATAGTTTGGAACTGCTTAAGGTCGGTTGCGCAGGATGGTGGTTTGTCAAGCTAATCAGCACCGGCTTAGAAGGCTGGGCACCGGCAGCCTACTTAGAGCCAATTAGCAGGAAAACATCACGCAGCTGCCAGTCGGTAAATAGTCAAGAAACTATGTGA
- the LOC124411282 gene encoding guanine nucleotide exchange factor DBS-like isoform X2, with amino-acid sequence MILHGKSSHSCNCPCHQHCSTRCTDDVESMTGEIENGDLAVQDVADLLQPQYAIITGGKTREGCPIITFPDNGNFPNLSDLDYQRLMLYLTSVPTLQEADLGFHLIIDRRNDKWNSVKNVLLKISAFFPGLVHVAYVLRPAGFLQKAISEVSNKLFREEFKFRVIVLANVLELTDFVEKDQLTEQLGGDLPYCHHTWIQNRISLEKFSSITQEVSLALDSFTRRLAEVEFPNNTIATTTLLNQQQTEYNELKEEILSAAKHGETLLDSVRQLTGKSTADRLGNVAAVERLLVQLEETERTFDLFWSHHSSRLRHCLALRQFEQDFRELQANLDQHMKTVGDMTEVGETQSRVNQLLRDTSTFQRICRGDIDRAEEVISAGQQLLSGRHQCPAEVVEPKCAELQRICTILSQRLERRLHTLTKCRELMERIDKANTWCTRGIELLASQTNATTAPEEALQSLQQLIESAAEFQHPRCIFQDSITPETKALVTQVLQRIDDVQLMCDKRIVALKQQLVKPTRPVQTVTPEPARPIQPPPQMVKPSRVLKKANTMPKMEMSPIEGEVVSPDGEPRDFEALRLKRGHVLAELIETERIYVAELGSIIKGYKIEMTNELMEHLVPAALVGKADVLFGNLEDIYLFHGETFLKDLENCISNTELVALCFVQRREIFFRLYSYYCQNIPRSERLREQIQSEPQFLAACQQRLGHKLPLAAYLLKPVQRITKYQLLLKDLLKYTEDQSCSTQLQEALDCMLVVLKCVNDSMHQIAITGFGGDLGVQGELLMQGSFSVWSSSKRERLLRLKPSQRHIFLYEKAFIFCKHSKPQAHNKATYHFKRYLKMSQIGLTESVKGDARRFEIWLQGRAEVHTIQAPSIDVKQTWVRQIKGVLMSQLAELKGKQNTALGKSNHKPLRQTISWEAQSSVSGSLRTLSVDGNSVITHPMDLPQNTDDDVGWSSENSNTDDEDTFSENPGLTPGGRYIALADYCAVGESEVTMHEGDSLELLKVGCAGWWFVKLISTGLEGWAPAAYLEPISRKTSRSCQSVNSQETM; translated from the exons ACGATGTCGAGAGTATGACCGGCGAGATTGAGAACGGAGACTTAGCCGTGCAAGACGTCGCAGATCTTCTTCAACCGCAGTACGCTATCATTACAG GTGGAAAAACAAGAGAAGGATGTCCGATAATCACATTCCCAGATAAcggaaattttccaaatttgagTGACTTGGATTATCAGCGGCTCATGCTATATCTGACCTCAGTTCCAAC ATTACAAGAGGCCGATCTAGGATTTCATCTGATAATTGATCGCAGGAATGATAAATGGAACTCTGTAAAAAACGTGCTGCTCAAGATATCC GCATTCTTTCCTGGCTTGGTACACGTAGCGTACGTTCTTCGTCCAGCCGGTTTTCTTCAAAAAGCCATATCTGAAGTCTCGAACAAATTGTTTCGCGAAGAGTTCAAATTCAGGGTCATAGTTTTGGCAAATGTTCTCGAGTTGAccgatttcgttgaaaaagatCAGCTCACCGAGCAACTCGGAGGTGATTTACCCTATTGTCATCACACCTGGATACAAAACAGAATT AGTCTGGAGAAATTCTCCTCCATAACGCAGGAGGTATCTCTCGCTCTGGATTCCTTCACTCGACGTTTAGCCGAAGTTGAGTTTCCAAATAACACTATCGCGACCACAACATTGCTGAATCAACAGCAGACAGAATACAACGAACTCAAAGAAGAAATACTTAGCGCAGCCAAACACGGTGAAACGCTATTAGACAGCGTTCGACAATTGACTGGTAAAAGCACTGCTGACCGTTTAGGAAACGTTGCCGCTGTGGAGAG GTTGCTGGTACAGTTAGAGGAAACGGAGAGAACGTTTGATCTGTTTTGGTCCCATCACAGCTCCCGGCTGAGGCATTGCCTGGCCTTGCGTCAATTCGAACAGGATTTCAGGGAGCTGCAAGCGAACTTGGACCAGCACATGAAAACAGTCGGAGACATGACGGAGGTTGGCGAGACCCAGTCGAGAGTAAACCAATTGCTGCGCGATACGTCCACTTTTCAGAGGATATGCAGA GGAGACATAGATCGTGCCGAAGAAGTAATATCGGCCGGTCAACAACTTTTGTCCGGTCGACATCAGTGTCCTGCCGAAGTCGTCGAGCCAAAGTGTGCGGAGCTTCAGAGGATTTGtacgattcttagtcaaagacTGGAAAGGAGGTTGCACACTTTGACAAAATGCAGAGAACTTATGGAAAGGATAGACAAG GCAAATACATGGTGCACTCGTGGCATAGAATTATTGGCGTCTCAAACCAACGCAACAACCGCGCCCGAAGAGGCTCTACAAAGTCTACAACAGCTTATCGAATCGGCAGCAGAATTTCAACATCCTCGATGCATATTTCAGGATTCTATAACCCCGGAAACCAAAGCACTTGTAACACAG GTATTGCAAAGAATAGACGACGTTCAGTTGATGTGCGATAAAAGGATTGTCGCCCTGAAACAGCAACTCGTGAAACCAACCAGACCTGTTCAAACTGTGACGCCAGAGCCAGCTAGACCGATTCAACCTCCGCCTCAAATGGTGAAGCCGAGCAGGGTTCTGAAAAAGGCGAACACCATGccaaaa ATGGAAATGAGCCCGATCGAGGGAGAAGTCGTGTCGCCTGACGGAGAACCCCGTGATTTCGAAGCTCTGCGATTGAAACGAGGCCACGTTTTGGCAGAGCTAATCGAAACTGAACGAATTTACGTAGCGGAACTTGGCTCGATAATTAAAGGATACAAGATAGAAATGACCAATGAGTTAATGGAACATCTGGTGCCCGCTGCTTTGGTTGGGAAAGCTGATGTACTTTTCGGAAATTTGGAAGACATTTACCTTTTCCACGGAGAAACTTTCCTCAAGGATCTCGAGAATTGTATCTCGAACACAGAACTCGTCGcgctttgtttcgtgcagagG CGTGAGATATTCTTCAGACTCTACAGCTACTACTGCCAAAATATTCCCCGATCGGAGAGGCTTCGAGAACAAATTCAAAGCGAGCCACAATTTTTGGCCGCTTGTCAACAGAGACTCGGTCACAAGTTACCCTTGGCTGCGTACCTGCTCAAGCCTGTTCAGCGCATTACGAAGTATCAGCTGCTTTTGAAGGATTTGCTGAAATACACGGAGGATCAATCCTGCTCCACCCAACTTCAAGAAGCTCTGGATTGTATGCTCGTTGTTCTAAAATGCGTCAACGATAGCATGCACCAAATAGCAATCACTGGGTTCGGA GGCGATTTGGGCGTGCAAGGTGAACTTTTGATGCAAGGTTCGTTCAGCGTTTGGAGTAGCAGCAAGAGAGAACGACTCCTCCGGTTAAAACCTTCCCAGAGGCACATTTTTCTGTACGAAAAAGCTTTCATATTTTGCAAACACAGTAAACCTCAGGCCCACAATAAGGCAACGTATCACTTCAAAAGATATCTCAAG ATGTCACAGATCGGTTTGACAGAATCGGTGAAAGGCGATGCGAGAAGGTTTGAAATCTGGCTACAAGGCCGTGCCGAAGTGCACACAATCCAAGCGCCAAGTATCGATGTCAAACAAACTTGGGTGAGACAGATAAAAGGAGTCCTGATGTCACAACTTGCAGAATTGAAGGGGAAGCAGAATACAGCGCTTGGCAAATCCAATCACAA ACCTTTGCGTCAAACCATTTCATGGGAAGCTCAAAGCAGCGTATCCGGATCATTGCGCACATTGTCGGTCGACGGCAACAGCGTGATTACACATCCGATGGATTTGCCCCAAAACACAGATGACGACGTCGGTTGGAGTTCAGAAAACAGTAACACGGATGACGAAGACACTTTTAGTGAAAATCCTGGACTTACTCCG gGAGGTAGATACATAGCTCTAGCCGATTACTGCGCGGTTGGTGAATCAGAGGTAACGATGCACGAAGGGGATAGTTTGGAACTGCTTAAGGTCGGTTGCGCAGGATGGTGGTTTGTCAAGCTAATCAGCACCGGCTTAGAAGGCTGGGCACCGGCAGCCTACTTAGAGCCAATTAGCAGGAAAACATCACGCAGCTGCCAGTCGGTAAATAGTCAAGAAACTATGTGA
- the LOC124411282 gene encoding guanine nucleotide exchange factor DBS-like isoform X3 — protein MTGEIENGDLAVQDVADLLQPQYAIITGGKTREGCPIITFPDNGNFPNLSDLDYQRLMLYLTSVPTLQEADLGFHLIIDRRNDKWNSVKNVLLKISAFFPGLVHVAYVLRPAGFLQKAISEVSNKLFREEFKFRVIVLANVLELTDFVEKDQLTEQLGGDLPYCHHTWIQNRISLEKFSSITQEVSLALDSFTRRLAEVEFPNNTIATTTLLNQQQTEYNELKEEILSAAKHGETLLDSVRQLTGKSTADRLGNVAAVERLLVQLEETERTFDLFWSHHSSRLRHCLALRQFEQDFRELQANLDQHMKTVGDMTEVGETQSRVNQLLRDTSTFQRICRGDIDRAEEVISAGQQLLSGRHQCPAEVVEPKCAELQRICTILSQRLERRLHTLTKCRELMERIDKANTWCTRGIELLASQTNATTAPEEALQSLQQLIESAAEFQHPRCIFQDSITPETKALVTQVLQRIDDVQLMCDKRIVALKQQLVKPTRPVQTVTPEPARPIQPPPQMVKPSRVLKKANTMPKMEMSPIEGEVVSPDGEPRDFEALRLKRGHVLAELIETERIYVAELGSIIKGYKIEMTNELMEHLVPAALVGKADVLFGNLEDIYLFHGETFLKDLENCISNTELVALCFVQRREIFFRLYSYYCQNIPRSERLREQIQSEPQFLAACQQRLGHKLPLAAYLLKPVQRITKYQLLLKDLLKYTEDQSCSTQLQEALDCMLVVLKCVNDSMHQIAITGFGGDLGVQGELLMQGSFSVWSSSKRERLLRLKPSQRHIFLYEKAFIFCKHSKPQAHNKATYHFKRYLKMSQIGLTESVKGDARRFEIWLQGRAEVHTIQAPSIDVKQTWVRQIKGVLMSQLAELKGKQNTALGKSNHKPLRQTISWEAQSSVSGSLRTLSVDGNSVITHPMDLPQNTDDDVGWSSENSNTDDEDTFSENPGLTPGGRYIALADYCAVGESEVTMHEGDSLELLKVGCAGWWFVKLISTGLEGWAPAAYLEPISRKTSRSCQSVNSQETM, from the exons ATGACCGGCGAGATTGAGAACGGAGACTTAGCCGTGCAAGACGTCGCAGATCTTCTTCAACCGCAGTACGCTATCATTACAG GTGGAAAAACAAGAGAAGGATGTCCGATAATCACATTCCCAGATAAcggaaattttccaaatttgagTGACTTGGATTATCAGCGGCTCATGCTATATCTGACCTCAGTTCCAAC ATTACAAGAGGCCGATCTAGGATTTCATCTGATAATTGATCGCAGGAATGATAAATGGAACTCTGTAAAAAACGTGCTGCTCAAGATATCC GCATTCTTTCCTGGCTTGGTACACGTAGCGTACGTTCTTCGTCCAGCCGGTTTTCTTCAAAAAGCCATATCTGAAGTCTCGAACAAATTGTTTCGCGAAGAGTTCAAATTCAGGGTCATAGTTTTGGCAAATGTTCTCGAGTTGAccgatttcgttgaaaaagatCAGCTCACCGAGCAACTCGGAGGTGATTTACCCTATTGTCATCACACCTGGATACAAAACAGAATT AGTCTGGAGAAATTCTCCTCCATAACGCAGGAGGTATCTCTCGCTCTGGATTCCTTCACTCGACGTTTAGCCGAAGTTGAGTTTCCAAATAACACTATCGCGACCACAACATTGCTGAATCAACAGCAGACAGAATACAACGAACTCAAAGAAGAAATACTTAGCGCAGCCAAACACGGTGAAACGCTATTAGACAGCGTTCGACAATTGACTGGTAAAAGCACTGCTGACCGTTTAGGAAACGTTGCCGCTGTGGAGAG GTTGCTGGTACAGTTAGAGGAAACGGAGAGAACGTTTGATCTGTTTTGGTCCCATCACAGCTCCCGGCTGAGGCATTGCCTGGCCTTGCGTCAATTCGAACAGGATTTCAGGGAGCTGCAAGCGAACTTGGACCAGCACATGAAAACAGTCGGAGACATGACGGAGGTTGGCGAGACCCAGTCGAGAGTAAACCAATTGCTGCGCGATACGTCCACTTTTCAGAGGATATGCAGA GGAGACATAGATCGTGCCGAAGAAGTAATATCGGCCGGTCAACAACTTTTGTCCGGTCGACATCAGTGTCCTGCCGAAGTCGTCGAGCCAAAGTGTGCGGAGCTTCAGAGGATTTGtacgattcttagtcaaagacTGGAAAGGAGGTTGCACACTTTGACAAAATGCAGAGAACTTATGGAAAGGATAGACAAG GCAAATACATGGTGCACTCGTGGCATAGAATTATTGGCGTCTCAAACCAACGCAACAACCGCGCCCGAAGAGGCTCTACAAAGTCTACAACAGCTTATCGAATCGGCAGCAGAATTTCAACATCCTCGATGCATATTTCAGGATTCTATAACCCCGGAAACCAAAGCACTTGTAACACAG GTATTGCAAAGAATAGACGACGTTCAGTTGATGTGCGATAAAAGGATTGTCGCCCTGAAACAGCAACTCGTGAAACCAACCAGACCTGTTCAAACTGTGACGCCAGAGCCAGCTAGACCGATTCAACCTCCGCCTCAAATGGTGAAGCCGAGCAGGGTTCTGAAAAAGGCGAACACCATGccaaaa ATGGAAATGAGCCCGATCGAGGGAGAAGTCGTGTCGCCTGACGGAGAACCCCGTGATTTCGAAGCTCTGCGATTGAAACGAGGCCACGTTTTGGCAGAGCTAATCGAAACTGAACGAATTTACGTAGCGGAACTTGGCTCGATAATTAAAGGATACAAGATAGAAATGACCAATGAGTTAATGGAACATCTGGTGCCCGCTGCTTTGGTTGGGAAAGCTGATGTACTTTTCGGAAATTTGGAAGACATTTACCTTTTCCACGGAGAAACTTTCCTCAAGGATCTCGAGAATTGTATCTCGAACACAGAACTCGTCGcgctttgtttcgtgcagagG CGTGAGATATTCTTCAGACTCTACAGCTACTACTGCCAAAATATTCCCCGATCGGAGAGGCTTCGAGAACAAATTCAAAGCGAGCCACAATTTTTGGCCGCTTGTCAACAGAGACTCGGTCACAAGTTACCCTTGGCTGCGTACCTGCTCAAGCCTGTTCAGCGCATTACGAAGTATCAGCTGCTTTTGAAGGATTTGCTGAAATACACGGAGGATCAATCCTGCTCCACCCAACTTCAAGAAGCTCTGGATTGTATGCTCGTTGTTCTAAAATGCGTCAACGATAGCATGCACCAAATAGCAATCACTGGGTTCGGA GGCGATTTGGGCGTGCAAGGTGAACTTTTGATGCAAGGTTCGTTCAGCGTTTGGAGTAGCAGCAAGAGAGAACGACTCCTCCGGTTAAAACCTTCCCAGAGGCACATTTTTCTGTACGAAAAAGCTTTCATATTTTGCAAACACAGTAAACCTCAGGCCCACAATAAGGCAACGTATCACTTCAAAAGATATCTCAAG ATGTCACAGATCGGTTTGACAGAATCGGTGAAAGGCGATGCGAGAAGGTTTGAAATCTGGCTACAAGGCCGTGCCGAAGTGCACACAATCCAAGCGCCAAGTATCGATGTCAAACAAACTTGGGTGAGACAGATAAAAGGAGTCCTGATGTCACAACTTGCAGAATTGAAGGGGAAGCAGAATACAGCGCTTGGCAAATCCAATCACAA ACCTTTGCGTCAAACCATTTCATGGGAAGCTCAAAGCAGCGTATCCGGATCATTGCGCACATTGTCGGTCGACGGCAACAGCGTGATTACACATCCGATGGATTTGCCCCAAAACACAGATGACGACGTCGGTTGGAGTTCAGAAAACAGTAACACGGATGACGAAGACACTTTTAGTGAAAATCCTGGACTTACTCCG gGAGGTAGATACATAGCTCTAGCCGATTACTGCGCGGTTGGTGAATCAGAGGTAACGATGCACGAAGGGGATAGTTTGGAACTGCTTAAGGTCGGTTGCGCAGGATGGTGGTTTGTCAAGCTAATCAGCACCGGCTTAGAAGGCTGGGCACCGGCAGCCTACTTAGAGCCAATTAGCAGGAAAACATCACGCAGCTGCCAGTCGGTAAATAGTCAAGAAACTATGTGA